The proteins below come from a single Xyrauchen texanus isolate HMW12.3.18 chromosome 3, RBS_HiC_50CHRs, whole genome shotgun sequence genomic window:
- the trmt2a gene encoding tRNA (uracil-5-)-methyltransferase homolog A, which produces MADVAVDNSAPADPLPSTEKKSVLTDDLMEEKNQENQPAAEGEGATGGDSNVYRYTKGDLFTSEIFKVEIQNLPKYIGFNDLKKFLNKHGISPHKVKLFSKQMFAFVTFKNQEERDKAMKAVHGMQWKNKVLSVRLAKPKADPILKKRKQEEETEGVQPDAKRAAGSKEVEEESLNIQIANAVTPLWNVPYKEQLKRKQQEVEDILQKLTREIGNNNKAMLPWLFVQKEKCNKMCCPLEPIQPSPVQMEYRNKCEFVIGVGADGEDKTVGFRLGKYKGGSCAVVSPTETSHVSSEAKMVVQAFQQFIRTTPYAVYSPETYEGHWRQLTVRTCRTKQTMAIVFFNPQKLQEEELEELKRNLRHYFTDGDGKESGITSLYFVRMGQRTSAGTEDLPCEHVSGDECIHEELLGLKFRISPHSFFQTNTPAAEVLYSAVGEWAQLDEDSTVLDVCCGTGTIGISLAKRVKKVIGIELCQEAVEDAKANAEANGLTNVEFHCGKAEDVFPTVLNAVVSPNVTAVVDPPRAGLHSKVILAIRRAEHLKRLIYVACNAKAAMNNFIDLCRAPSNRVRGAPFRPVRAMAVDLFPQTMHCETILLFERVDYSSSTDSQTQQNPEN; this is translated from the exons ATGGCAGATGTTGCTGTTGACAACAGTGCCCCTGCTGATCCATTACCCAGCACAGAGAAGAAATCAGTTCTTACAGATGACTTGATGGAGGAGAAAAACCAAGAGAATCAGCCAGCAGCAGAAGGAGAGGGAGCAACAGGTGGTGACTCCAATGTCTACCGTTATACCAAAGGGGATCTTTTCACATCAGAGATATTCAAAGTTGAGATTCAGAACCTGCCCAAGTACATTGGCTTTAATGACCTGAAGAAGTTCCTAAACAAACATGGAATCAGTCCTCACAAAGTCAAGCTTTTCAGCAAACAGATGTTTGCCTTTGTGACTTTTAAGAACCAGGAGGAAAGGGACAAGGCCATGAAGGCAGTCCATGGAATGCAGTGGAAGAATAAAGTTTTAAGTGTACGGCTCGCCAAGCCCAAAGCTGATCCCATTCTAAAGAAGAGGAAACAAGAGGAGGAAACGGAGGGTGTGCAACCTGATGCAAAGCGTGCTGCAGGTAGCAAGGAGGTAGAAGAAGAGTCTCTCAATATCCAGATTGCCAATGCAGTGACGCCATTGTGGAACGTGCCTTATAAGGAACAGCTCAAGAGGAAGCAGCAAGAGGTGGAGGACATTTTGCAGAAACTGACCAG AGAAATTGGCAACAACAACAAAGCCATGCTGCCATGGCTGTTTGTTCAGAAAGAGAAGTGTAACAAAATGTGCTGCCCACTGGAGCCCATACAGCCATCACCTGTGCAG ATGGAGTACAGAAATAAGTGTGAGTTTGTGATTGGAGTGGGAGCGGATGGAGAGGATAAGACCGTGGGCTTTCGCTTGGGTAAATATAAAGGCGGATCCTGTGCTGTAGTGAGTCCGACAGAAACCAGCCATGTTTCTTCTGAGGCCAAGATGGTCGTCCAGGCCTTCCAGCAATTCATcag GACAACTCCATATGCAGTATACAGTCCAGAGACTTATGAGGGCCACTGGCGGCAACTAACAGTGCGGACGTGTAGGACAAAGCAAACCATGGCCATTGTTTTCTTCAATCCACAG AAACTCCAAGAAGAAGAACTTGAGGAACTGAAAAGAAACCTGCGACATTATTTTACAGACGGCGATGGAAAAGAAAGTGGCATCACATCATTGTATTTTGTGAGAATGGGACAAAG GACATCTGCTGGTACGGAGGACCTGCCATGTGAGCATGTGTCTGGGGATGAATGTATTCATGAAGAGCTTCTCGGATTGAAATTCCGCATATCTCCTCATTCATTCTTCCAG ACGAACACCCCTGCGGCTGAGGTTCTTTATTCTGCTGTGGGCGAATGGGCTCAACTAGATGAGGACAGCACTGTGTTGGATGTGTGCTGTGGAACAGGAACCATTGGCATCTCTCTGGCAAAG AGGGTGAAGAAGGTGATTGGGATAGAGTTGTGTCAGGAGGCAGTGGAAGATGCTAAGGCTAACGCTGAAGCTAATG GCTTGACCAATGTAGAATTCCACTGTGGGAAGGCTGAGGATGTGTTCCCCACTGTTCTTAATGCAGTTGTATCCCCCAACGTCACTGCAGTTGTTGACCCTCCAAGAGCGGGGCTAC ATTCCAAAGTTATTCTTGCGATCAGAAGAGCAGAGCATCTGAAGAGACTCATCTATGTGGCCTGCAATGCAAAAGCtgctatgaataattttattga TCTCTGCAGAGCTCCTTCTAACCGTGTGAGAGGAGCTCCCTTCCGCCCAGTTAGAGCTATGGCTGTCGACCTCTTCCCCCAGACCATGCACTGCGAGACCATCCTGCTGTTTGAAAGGGTGGACTACAGTTCCAGCACTGACAGTCAGACACAGCAGAACCCGGAGAACTGA